The nucleotide window ATCACGATTGGCAATTACAAAATCACCTTCTAAAATTCCAGCATTGATCATAGAAAGACCACTGACCTTAAGGGCAAAAGAACCCTGAGGCTTTTTAAGCAAATCATTGCCCACTTCAAAATAATCGAGCACGTGTTCTTCACTGAACACGGGTCCTCCGGCAGGAATCATGCCTAAGAGAGGAATGCGAGTGACATTGGAAGCCGTTTCCAGGCGATCTTTCACAGTTTGTAAAAGTCCAATCCCACGAGGGGTGTCGTCTTTATTCAAATGACCTTTATCTTGAAGGGCTTTGAGATGCTTGAGAATGCTATTGTCGCTGCTCACCCCAAAATGCTCGCGCATTTCCCGCAAAGTGGGGGATTTCCCAAATTGCATTTGATACGCTTCAATGAATTGAAGGACGGCTTGTTGTTTATCAGTCAGCATGGAGGAAGGTGAGTGTGTGCTCACAGCTTAGGTGAGTGAACCCTCACCGTCAATCTTACTTCGCTTGACGATACTCAAAAAACATTTCACAGTATATATTCCAAATCTAATCTGGACGAGAAGCCAATTCAAGCAAACTTCTGGAGCTGGACCGCATCAAAAAGTAAATACCGACAAAGGAAAAAAGGAGCCCTGCCCACTGATAAAAACTAGGAATTTCACCTAGCCAAAAGTAAGCCAAAATAAAACTGAAAGCGGGATAGCTCAAGGCGATAGCGGTATTTTTGGAAAGGTCAATTTTATTCAGAGCAATCTGCCAAAACACTTTCGGAATTCCGAAACAAAAGAGGCCAAAGAAAAGAAGAAAGCTCCATGAAGAGAGCACAGGCATTTGCATCTCCTCTATTAAAAATGAAAGTCCCAGCGTGAAAATTCCACCTACCACTCCTCGAAAAAGAAGAAGGGGTGCGTAGGGAAGACCTTCGGCCTGCAAACGTTTAGCAATGGCATTTCCAAATACAAAAACGAAGGGGGCAAAAATCAAAATCAGAGACATGAGATTGAAGGAAAGTCCTCCACTGTAGAGAACAATAAGGTTGGACAGCAAAATGAACGCCACTCCGGCAAGGCGACTGGCTTGCAACTGTTCTTTGAGGAAAAGCCAGCCAATCAAAGCGGCAAAAATCACTTCCGACTGAGTCAGTAGCGCCACATTGAGAGCACTGTTGCTCTGGGCCGCAAAGAAAATGGCAGCATAGGGAAGGATCAGACAAGCGGTGTAAAGCAAGCATCCACGCAAAACTTTTGCGTTGTAAAGGAAGTGAAACTGCTTTTTCTTGAAAGTCAGGACAAAGAAAAAATAAGGAACTGATTAAAGTGGCTAAACCAAAAAGTTCCACTGGAGGGATCCCAAGAACTTGAGTTCCATAAGCCGCACCCACAGGCCAAAACCCATCTAAGATCATATGTCCTAAAGAAGCGAGTTCCCCGACGCGTTCTTCTTTAGACTTACTCATTCAATCAGGTCAAAAACAGTAGGACTTCCCGAAGCAATATAAGGACTCATCGCTAAGGGCAAATCAGCATAGCGGTCGCGAGCTAAACCCAAACAAAGACCGGTGAGAACAAGGAGAAGAAGAATGTATTTTTTCATGGTGTAAAGGCTGAAACCACTATAGCACTCTAGAGGAAATCTTTGTGTGCAACAACTTATCAGGAAAGAATTGCAGATTGCTCTTTTAAAAGCAAATTCTAAGAAAGTTGCCTATTCCCTAACTCGTTAGCCACCAGATCCTGTGAGCAGGTACCCGAGTTTTTGTTGCTAAATTGTACTTTTCATGCTATTATAGCCATGTTGTCTATGATGGCCTAGATTCTAACAAATAATAACATGTCTAAAGGACATAACGAAGAAAAAACTGAAATAGAAAATTTGGTATCTCAATTGGAGAGTGTTCAAGGAGATATGCAGAAGCTTGAAAGGGAAGAGCGCGAGAAATTAAGAAATTGGTTGAAATCTTTTAACTCATCGAATGTCATCAGAGAAGAAAACATGCCACTGAAGGCGAGGCTAGAAAGTGCATTGGGTTTACCACATTCTCACGAAGGGCAGAAACTCCCCAAAAAAGCGCATGTTTTAAGGGAAAGACACAAAGAAGCTTTAAAAGACGGCATAAAATATGTTCATGGGCAGACTCGAATAGACGCGAATTCCTTAAAAGAAGGCCAATTGATTTCTTTTGAAGGTACAGGAGTTTATGGAGAAGATAGGCCAGAGTTGACGATGAATGGTTTAATAATGGACTGTGTAGTAACCCAAATAGGGCCTGATACTTTTGAAGTCACCGAAAAAGACTGCGAATTTGATCGTGCTCGCACAGGTGCCAGTGCTCCCCGATATGTATTCTTTAAAGAACAACCACCTGTCGACTTGTTCCAAAAGATCAATCAAGCGGGTGGCAAAATGCTTGAGTTGCAGGGTGAAGAAGGGCAAACAATTTACGGTGTCTCTGTGCAGCGTTTAGCCTCCGTAACTGTGGAGCCTCTAGCTCCGGAAGAGTCAGAAGTGGCTCATCATATGATTGCCACCATTCGTGAGAAAGCGATTTATTTGGAAAAACCTGTTGAAGACGCCCTTCGAAAAGTGGATGGATATCTAACAGGCAAAGTATCCTTGAATGAATTGATTTATACAGCTGATCAACTCGTTCGTAATAAATATAATAACAATCCCCATGATGGTGCCGACTATAGATGGATACAATACCTTCCTATCATTGACCTCATTGGATTTGTTACAGGAACAGCTTTCCAGATGGGCGGGTGGGATAAGCCAATCGAAAGGAATACATGGAAAGAACGATTCGAAAAGGGTGTTGACAGTGTCTTCAAGGAAAATGTGATTGCCTATGAAACCCTTCCATTGAGCCCAGAACCTGATGAAGATGAGGTTAAGGCGCGAGTTAAGCTCAAACTGAGAGATGCAAGTCTTGTATTAGAACGTCTGGAGGAGGAAAAATGGCATAAGATACTTCTCAGGAGAGGTCCTGACAAAAATGCCCCTATCGGCAGCTGGAGAAGAAGCGGATTCTTACTTCAATATTCCATAAAGAAAGGTGTAAGTGAATCATCAGGTTACTATAGCTACAGTGGCAATGGAATCCACTGGAGTGGTGGTGAGGGCAGCAGCGAAATAGAAGAAATTATAAAAGCACTGGAGGTAGATGACGAAACGAAAGCAGGTATTTTAAAAGCATTTGGCTTGGGTTCAGGAAAAAAATCCCAAGAAGAAGGGTTTGAGGGGCAAACGGATGATGACTCTGAAGCAGAAGAATTTAAAAAAACCATGGATCTATTTGATGCAACAAAAACACAGTTTCAAAAAGTAATGGAAGCAAGTGGCAATATGGAGGCCTCAGCACCTCAGCGGAAAAGAGCAAGAGTCGTAAAAGATGGAAAAACCTATACTTTGTCATTAGTAGATTATTCCATGGGACAAGTGATGGAAATCATAGTGTGTCCTATTGGAGATGAATATCCCCTTCAAAAACAGACGACAATCCCATCCACGAATGAAGTAGATCTGGCAGCCGAGTACTATGCCTCTCGCCCAGAAATTTCGGTCCAATATACTCAATGGCAATCCGTCAACTATGAAAAGCCCAGTAAAGATTTCATTGCTCTGTTCAAGGAAGTGACTGGCGAAGAATTCCCAGTACTGCCAGCTTGAAACGCATGATTTTTCAGAGCAAACTCATTGAGAACAGTAGACCAGCTATCACCTATCTTTTTAAACTTCTGCAGCAATGCACTCGCAAAGATAATGAGGAAGAGTGGCGCAATGACCGTGAATACATGGAGCATAATGACAATGTAATGTATGGACAGTCTGTATCTGAGGAAATTAAACACGAGCTTGGCAAAACTGCATAGCCAATCGTTGAGCTACGCTTGAGTTTTTATAAGTTCTTGCTAAAATCCTCTCAGCCTTGGGCAGTGGGGAGCAAATGACGCAAAGTTCCGCGAAAGCGGACGTCTAGAGCTTTGATCCATTATCAATTATAACTGGCGCTTCTGCTGGTTTTATTTGATCACCCCAATGCTATGTCTTCTCAAAGTATTCTTTGGATCATATTCTCGGTCATCGTGATTGGATTTTTAGTGGTGGATCTAGGTTTCCTAAATCGAAAGGCGCATAAGATCTCTACAAAGTCGGCTCTATTGCAGACTGCTTTTGGGTGAGTATTTCACTTGCCTTTGCTGCCTTGATCTTTACGATGCTTGGACATATCAAGGCGGTGGAGTTCTTAAGTGCATATTTGACTGAAAAATGCTTTCCGTGGACAACTTATTTGTCATCCTGCTCATTTTCAGTTTCTTCAAACTAGATGAAAAATACCATCACAAGGTTTTGTTTTGGGGAATCATGGGGGCCGTGGTATTCAGAGCTCTTTTCATTGGAGTGGGTTCTATTATCATTGAGCAATTCAGTTGGGTGCTTTATATCTTCGGGGCCATTCTTTTGTACACAGGTATTAAATTATTTACAGGGAAAAAAGAAGAGCATGTAGACTTTGAACACAACGCAGTCGTAAGATACGCGAAGAAATTTTTAAGGTTCACCCCTAATGTTCACGGTGGACACTTTTTGGTTAAAGAAGCGGGTAAGTGGCATTTTACGACCATGTTCATGGTTCTGCTATTGGTGGAGACCACGGACATTATTTTTGCGGTGGATTCGATTCCTGCCGCTTTTTCCATCACTCAAGACTCTTTCATCGTCTTCACGTCAAATATTTTTGCAGTGATGGGCTTGCGTGCCCTCTTCTTCCTTGTTGAAAACATTCTCCACAAGTTTCATCATCTGCAAAAAGGTCTCTCCT belongs to Candidatus Peregrinibacteria bacterium and includes:
- the lexA gene encoding transcriptional repressor LexA; amino-acid sequence: MLTDKQQAVLQFIEAYQMQFGKSPTLREMREHFGVSSDNSILKHLKALQDKGHLNKDDTPRGIGLLQTVKDRLETASNVTRIPLLGMIPAGGPVFSEEHVLDYFEVGNDLLKKPQGSFALKVSGLSMINAGILEGDFVIANRDVHAKDADIVVALVDGRNTVKRYRNENGRVWLQAENPEYNDIEPTEFLEVQGVVTAVIRMY
- a CDS encoding EamA family transporter, yielding MLYTACLILPYAAIFFAAQSNSALNVALLTQSEVIFAALIGWLFLKEQLQASRLAGVAFILLSNLIVLYSGGLSFNLMSLILIFAPFVFVFGNAIAKRLQAEGLPYAPLLLFRGVVGGIFTLGLSFLIEEMQMPVLSSWSFLLFFGLFCFGIPKVFWQIALNKIDLSKNTAIALSYPAFSFILAYFWLGEIPSFYQWAGLLFSFVGIYFLMRSSSRSLLELASRPD